AATGAAAAGGATGTCTATGGCGAAATGCGCAAGGCACGTGCCGGGCGTCCAAAGTTCTTGTTCCACGATGGCCCACCCTATGCGAATGGGAAGATCCACCTGGGAACGGCATTCAATAAGATTTTGAAGGATTTTGTCCTCAAATCGCGTGTGATGATGGGGTTTGACGTGCCTTATATTCCGGGCTATGACTGCCACGGACTGCCGATTGAAAATAAGGTCGAAAAAGAGCTTGGCAAAAAACGTCACGAAATGTCGGTCATGCAAATCCGCCGGGCGGCGCGCAAGTTTGCTGAAAAACACATCAAGGTGATGAACCAGGACTTTCAACGCCTTGGCATCTTTGGCGACTGGGAACATGCCTACGAAACGATGAGCTTTGGCTATGAAGCTGCGATTTTGCGGACACTGGGCGATTTTATGAAGCTGGGCAGCGTCTATCGCGGGCTGCGCCCGGTTCACTGGTCAATTGGCGCCCAGTCAGCACTGGCTGAAGCTGAACTGGTGTACAAAAACGTGACGGATCCTTCGGTGTATGTGGCCTTTCCGCTCAAGTCGGATCCGGCTGAGCTTGACCCGGCATTGGCTGGGAAGTCAGTCAATGTCGTGATCTGGACCACCACGCCCTGGACGCTTCCGGCCAACCTGGGCATCTGTTTTGGACCCACGTTTGATTATGTCGTGGTGGAGGTCAACGGCGAAAACTACCTGGTGGCTGAAGAATTGCTCAAAGCCGTCAGTGAGAAATGCGACTGGACTGATCCGCAGGTGATTGCCCGCTTCAAAGGTCAGGCGATGGATCGCAAGGCAGCCCAGCATCCGTGGATTGATCGGGAGTCGCTGTGCATGGTGGGCGACCACGTGACGCTCGATGCTGGAACGGGATGTGTTCACACGGCGCCGGGACATGGCGCGGAAGACTTCTACATTGGCAAGGAATATGGCCTCGATGCCTATTGCCCGGTTGATGGCCGGGGCCATTTTACCGAAGAGGTGGAACATTTTGCCGGAATGCAGGTCTTTGAAGCGAATCCGAAGATTGTCGCTTTTTTGAAAGAAAAGGGCCGGCTGCTGAAGGTTGAGGATTACTTCCACAGCTATCCTCACTGCTGGCGGACCAATACCCCAACCATCTTCCGGGCGACACCGCAATGGTTCATTTCGATGGATTCAGCCGATTTGCGCCAGAAGGCACTCGACGAGATCAACAAAGTGTCGTGGCTGCCGGCCTGGGGACGCGACCGGATGAGCAAAATGTTTGTTGACCGGGCCGACTGGTGTATTTCACGGCAGCGAGCCTGGGGCGTGCCGATCACGGCGCTCAGGTGCAGCGACTGTGCCACGGAATATGTCAGCGCCGATTTGATGTACCGGGTGGCTGAATTTTTCGAGAAAGAAGGGGCGGATGCCTGGTATCTGCGTGAATTCACAGACTTTGTGGAACCTGGGTTCAAATGCGGTCACTGTGGTTCTGAAAAGTTTGAGAAGGAAATGGATATCCTCGACGTGTGGCTTGATTCGGGGACAAGCTGGCAGGTGATGGAACGGGCTGGATTGTGCAAACCTGAGGAACCCGCCTCGGATGTCTACCTTGAAGGCTCAGACCAGTATCGAGGATGGTTTAACTCGTCGTTGATTGTAAGTTTGGGACTGCGCGGGCATTCCCCGTACAAGCAGATTATCACCCACGGATACGTGGTGGATGGAAAAGGACAAAAGCTTTCAAAAAGTTTAGGCAACTTCATCGAACCGCAGGAACTGATCAACAAAGGCGGGGTTGATATCATCCGGCTCTGGGTGGCCAGCCTGGATTACACCGAGGACGTGCGGATTTCCGATGAAATCATGGCGCGTATCGGCGATGCCTATCGCAAGATCCGCAACACGGCCTGCTATCTGGTCAACAATCTGTATGACTTTGATCCCAAACAGGATGCGGTCCCGATGTCAGAGTTGATAGAAATTGACCGGTGGGCGCTGGTCAAAATGAACGAAGTCGTCAAAACCGTGCGCGAAGCCTATGACCGCTATGATTTTCAGGCGGCGTACTTTGCGCTGTATGGGTTCTGCGCCACTGAACTGTCAAATATTTACTTTGATGTGCTCAAGGATCGACTCTATACCTGCGCACCAAAGTCATTTGAGCGCCGTTCGGCACAAACCGGGCTGTATGAAATCGTGCATCGGATGGCCCGGTTGCTGGCGCCGTTCATGGTGTTTACCGCAGATGAAATCTGGGAGAAATTGCCGCATCCAGAAGGTCCCGATGTCTCAATTCATGTCACTGAATTCCCGGAGTATGACGAAAATTTGGCAGATTCGGCCTTGCTGGCACGCTGGGAGAAACTGCTGGAGGTTCGATCAACGGTTCTCAAAGCGCTTGAAACCGAACGTGTTTCCGGGCACATTGGCTCCTCACTCGAAGCTCAGGTAACGCTGGCGGTCAGTGGTGACGTGGAGGAGATCCTGAAAACATATGGTGAAGAGGCACTCATGTTTTTCTTTATTGTATCAGGGGTGAAACTGACCGAAGCCAATGGA
This genomic interval from Acidobacteriota bacterium contains the following:
- the ileS gene encoding isoleucine--tRNA ligase, which produces MSTETTLDLKKTVNLPSKQLPMKGNLTQAEPARLKRWNEKDVYGEMRKARAGRPKFLFHDGPPYANGKIHLGTAFNKILKDFVLKSRVMMGFDVPYIPGYDCHGLPIENKVEKELGKKRHEMSVMQIRRAARKFAEKHIKVMNQDFQRLGIFGDWEHAYETMSFGYEAAILRTLGDFMKLGSVYRGLRPVHWSIGAQSALAEAELVYKNVTDPSVYVAFPLKSDPAELDPALAGKSVNVVIWTTTPWTLPANLGICFGPTFDYVVVEVNGENYLVAEELLKAVSEKCDWTDPQVIARFKGQAMDRKAAQHPWIDRESLCMVGDHVTLDAGTGCVHTAPGHGAEDFYIGKEYGLDAYCPVDGRGHFTEEVEHFAGMQVFEANPKIVAFLKEKGRLLKVEDYFHSYPHCWRTNTPTIFRATPQWFISMDSADLRQKALDEINKVSWLPAWGRDRMSKMFVDRADWCISRQRAWGVPITALRCSDCATEYVSADLMYRVAEFFEKEGADAWYLREFTDFVEPGFKCGHCGSEKFEKEMDILDVWLDSGTSWQVMERAGLCKPEEPASDVYLEGSDQYRGWFNSSLIVSLGLRGHSPYKQIITHGYVVDGKGQKLSKSLGNFIEPQELINKGGVDIIRLWVASLDYTEDVRISDEIMARIGDAYRKIRNTACYLVNNLYDFDPKQDAVPMSELIEIDRWALVKMNEVVKTVREAYDRYDFQAAYFALYGFCATELSNIYFDVLKDRLYTCAPKSFERRSAQTGLYEIVHRMARLLAPFMVFTADEIWEKLPHPEGPDVSIHVTEFPEYDENLADSALLARWEKLLEVRSTVLKALETERVSGHIGSSLEAQVTLAVSGDVEEILKTYGEEALMFFFIVSGVKLTEANGNDVQVTVSLADGIKCERCWHYETTVGQDERFPTLCHRCATNVEAGWLKNGE